In one Pseudomonas purpurea genomic region, the following are encoded:
- a CDS encoding MFS transporter, protein MNTVIWLDFARAVQGLAAAASLASGSAALAHAFDGHERTRAFGALGTTFGIGLALGPLVAGALGEYWGWQAIFLSTALITGVSFCFAACTLQESRDQAAGKLDVAGLISFSATLAGFTSAVILGPSYGWNSPLIVALFMLSLVGGLIFVAVELHTPRPMLSLGLFRYPRFVGVQLLPVGTCYCYIVLIVVLPIRLIGVEGASAWHAGWIMLALSSPMLVVPLLATSLTRWVSAGGLCAGGFLIAATGLYALSLSSISHGWAELIALLVIGTGTALPWGLMDGLSISVVPTNRAGMATGIFNTTRVAGEGIALAITMTLLVELTSHALRLRIPELQESEQVTSIAQHLVTGDLRYASAFPLHAVRQASNDAFRVLLQMLASFTLMTAIAVAVFLRRPAQVYTPSPVSGS, encoded by the coding sequence GTGAATACCGTCATCTGGCTGGACTTCGCGCGCGCCGTGCAAGGGCTGGCCGCCGCCGCATCGCTGGCCAGCGGGTCTGCCGCGCTGGCCCACGCGTTCGATGGGCATGAACGAACGCGTGCGTTCGGCGCATTGGGTACGACCTTCGGAATAGGGCTGGCCTTGGGGCCGCTCGTTGCAGGCGCGCTGGGCGAATACTGGGGATGGCAGGCGATATTCCTGAGCACTGCTCTGATTACCGGAGTTTCTTTCTGCTTTGCTGCCTGTACTTTGCAAGAAAGTCGCGATCAAGCAGCTGGAAAACTCGACGTGGCAGGCCTGATTTCGTTCTCTGCTACTTTGGCCGGCTTCACGAGCGCCGTGATACTGGGGCCATCATACGGTTGGAACTCCCCCTTGATCGTCGCGCTGTTTATGTTATCGCTTGTGGGCGGGCTGATATTCGTGGCCGTTGAACTGCACACACCACGACCGATGTTGTCGCTGGGGTTGTTTCGCTATCCACGATTCGTTGGCGTTCAGTTGCTACCTGTCGGGACGTGTTACTGCTACATCGTGCTTATCGTTGTGCTACCCATTCGGTTGATCGGCGTAGAGGGTGCCAGCGCCTGGCACGCAGGTTGGATCATGCTCGCGCTGTCGAGCCCCATGCTGGTAGTGCCGCTTTTGGCGACATCGTTAACACGCTGGGTATCAGCGGGTGGGCTCTGCGCTGGAGGGTTCCTGATCGCTGCCACAGGTTTGTATGCATTAAGCTTATCGTCAATCAGCCACGGCTGGGCCGAGCTCATCGCCTTGCTGGTCATCGGAACGGGCACTGCGTTGCCATGGGGCTTGATGGATGGCCTGTCGATTAGCGTTGTGCCAACAAACCGTGCCGGAATGGCGACTGGCATCTTCAACACGACCCGTGTCGCCGGAGAGGGAATAGCGCTAGCGATCACCATGACTTTACTCGTCGAATTGACGAGCCATGCGCTGAGGCTGCGAATACCCGAACTCCAAGAGTCCGAACAAGTGACGTCGATTGCGCAGCACTTAGTGACTGGAGATCTGCGCTACGCCAGTGCTTTCCCGTTACATGCAGTTCGCCAGGCCTCCAACGACGCATTTCGTGTTCTGTTGCAAATGCTGGCAAGCTTCACCTTGATGACGGCGATTGCCGTTGCAGTATTCCTCAGAAGGCCCGCCCAGGTTTATACACCCTCCCCCGTTAGCGGTTCGTAA
- a CDS encoding type VI secretion system tip protein TssI/VgrG, with amino-acid sequence MFAPANQAHFSLAIDGCEPGFQVLAFKGREALNQPFTFELELVSERSSLNLESLLHKLAFLQLSQNGTGIHGLVYSIAQGEAGKRLTRYRISLRPQLAYLAHRVNQRIFQQMTAPQIMAQVLEEHGILASDYKFQLSAVYPERIYCVQYDESDLHFIQRLCEEEGIHYHFQHSASGHLLVFGDDQTVFPKLAPVAYQQDTGLVADDPVIKRFGLRLATRTSRTTRRDYDFTKPRIELESDAKSSAKPDLEDYDYPGRFVDRERGKHLANRALERHRSDYRLAEGNSDQPLLVTGHFLALTEHANPAWNDLWLLTEILHEGKQPQVLEEVISSDVTDLKDDFHQGYRNSFSAIPWDVPYRPPLDHPKPKVLGTQSAIVTGPAGEEIFCDQYGRVKVQFFWDREGEFDDKTSCWMRVASNWASQNFGSINLPRIGMEVLITFLEGDPDQPLITGCLYHGVNLPPYKLPDFKTLATVKSKEYKGSRANELRIDDTTSEISIALRSDHGASAINLGYLTHPRPSGGQPRGEGFELRTDRHGAVRAAAGLLITTEPRHHESKHHKDLPETAERLATASEQQDGFAIQAREVQAQEPGDQDDVAKALHAQHLGILGTGPGDLSTNEFPEFVEPHLVLASPAGIALTTPRSTHIATGEHLALSSTGHTSLAIGKRLLASASQGMRLFVQNLGWRLVAASGDIDLRALKDSINLLAKLNITANADRITLTAKTELVIQGGGSATTYNAGGITHATTGPYTAHAANFAYTGAKSLAGVFPEPPKPGKGNLELFNLYANRQGLKDGDFEVIDALGKSLKGKLDAKGFATVAGAAPGPARVMFGKDPADTWSVGSYVGKPEWPQQPPGAESIPAQVQAMVASLLPSGSSAMLEKGKDLMQGAQGAMKTAQQVKGLVPGGLAGMPQRASASLPSASSVLGAASKAGQLPGLASVPSLPSASLPRIPLQTPSLMAAEMLS; translated from the coding sequence ATGTTTGCCCCTGCCAACCAGGCTCACTTCAGCCTGGCGATCGACGGATGCGAGCCTGGCTTTCAGGTACTGGCCTTCAAAGGCCGCGAAGCGCTCAATCAGCCTTTTACCTTTGAACTGGAGTTGGTCAGCGAGCGCTCCTCACTGAACCTCGAAAGCCTGCTGCACAAACTGGCCTTCTTGCAGCTCTCGCAAAACGGCACCGGCATTCATGGGCTGGTCTACAGCATCGCCCAGGGCGAGGCCGGCAAACGCCTGACCCGCTACCGGATCTCCCTGCGTCCGCAACTGGCCTACCTGGCCCATCGCGTCAATCAGCGCATCTTCCAGCAGATGACCGCGCCGCAGATCATGGCCCAGGTGCTGGAAGAGCACGGCATCCTCGCCAGCGACTATAAGTTCCAGCTCAGCGCGGTGTACCCCGAGCGCATTTACTGCGTGCAGTACGACGAATCCGACCTGCATTTCATCCAGCGCCTGTGCGAAGAAGAAGGCATCCACTACCACTTCCAGCACAGCGCCAGCGGCCATCTGCTGGTGTTCGGTGACGATCAGACGGTGTTTCCGAAACTCGCGCCGGTGGCCTATCAGCAGGACACCGGGCTGGTCGCCGATGACCCGGTGATCAAGCGCTTCGGGCTGCGTTTGGCCACCCGCACCAGCCGCACCACGCGCCGCGATTACGACTTCACCAAGCCGCGCATCGAGCTGGAAAGCGACGCCAAGAGCAGCGCCAAACCGGACCTTGAGGACTACGACTATCCGGGCCGTTTCGTCGACCGCGAGCGCGGCAAACACTTGGCCAACCGGGCGCTGGAACGTCACCGCAGCGACTACCGACTGGCCGAAGGCAACAGCGATCAGCCGTTGTTGGTCACCGGGCATTTCCTGGCCCTGACCGAGCACGCCAACCCGGCATGGAACGACCTGTGGCTGCTGACCGAAATCCTCCACGAAGGCAAGCAGCCGCAGGTGCTGGAAGAAGTGATCAGCAGCGACGTCACCGACCTCAAGGACGATTTCCATCAGGGCTATCGCAACAGCTTCAGCGCGATCCCGTGGGACGTGCCGTATCGCCCTCCCCTCGATCACCCAAAACCCAAAGTCCTCGGCACCCAGAGTGCAATCGTCACCGGCCCGGCCGGCGAAGAGATTTTCTGCGACCAGTATGGCCGGGTGAAGGTGCAGTTTTTCTGGGACCGCGAAGGCGAGTTCGACGACAAGACCAGTTGCTGGATGCGCGTGGCGTCGAACTGGGCCAGCCAGAATTTCGGCTCGATCAACCTGCCGCGCATCGGCATGGAAGTGCTGATCACTTTTCTCGAAGGTGATCCGGATCAGCCGCTGATCACCGGTTGCCTGTACCACGGCGTGAACCTGCCGCCGTACAAGTTGCCGGACTTCAAGACCCTGGCCACGGTCAAGAGCAAGGAATACAAAGGCAGCCGCGCTAACGAGTTGCGTATCGACGACACCACCAGCGAGATCAGCATCGCGCTGCGCAGTGACCACGGTGCCAGCGCGATCAACCTCGGCTACCTGACCCATCCGCGCCCGTCCGGTGGCCAGCCGCGTGGCGAAGGCTTTGAGCTGCGCACCGACCGCCATGGCGCGGTGCGGGCGGCGGCGGGTTTGTTGATCACTACCGAACCCCGTCACCACGAAAGCAAACACCACAAGGACCTGCCGGAAACCGCCGAACGCCTGGCCACCGCCAGCGAGCAGCAGGACGGTTTCGCGATTCAGGCCCGCGAGGTGCAGGCCCAGGAACCCGGCGATCAGGACGACGTGGCCAAGGCCCTGCATGCCCAGCACCTGGGCATTCTGGGCACCGGGCCGGGCGACCTGAGCACCAACGAATTCCCCGAGTTCGTCGAGCCGCACCTGGTCCTCGCCAGCCCGGCCGGCATCGCCCTGACTACCCCGCGCTCGACCCACATCGCCACCGGCGAACACCTGGCGTTGAGCAGCACCGGCCACACCAGCCTGGCCATCGGCAAGCGCCTGCTGGCCAGCGCCAGCCAGGGCATGCGCCTGTTTGTGCAGAACCTGGGCTGGCGTCTGGTGGCGGCCTCCGGCGACATCGATCTTCGGGCGCTGAAAGACAGCATCAACCTGCTGGCCAAACTCAACATCACCGCCAACGCCGACCGCATCACCCTCACGGCAAAAACCGAACTGGTGATCCAGGGCGGCGGCAGCGCCACCACCTACAACGCCGGCGGCATCACCCATGCCACCACCGGGCCGTACACGGCCCACGCGGCGAACTTCGCCTACACCGGGGCGAAAAGCCTGGCCGGTGTGTTCCCCGAACCGCCGAAACCCGGCAAGGGCAATCTGGAGCTGTTCAACCTGTACGCCAACCGCCAAGGCCTCAAGGATGGCGATTTCGAAGTGATCGACGCCCTCGGCAAGAGCCTCAAGGGCAAGCTCGATGCCAAGGGTTTCGCCACCGTGGCTGGTGCCGCACCGGGACCGGCACGGGTCATGTTCGGCAAAGACCCAGCGGACACCTGGAGTGTTGGCAGCTATGTCGGCAAGCCCGAGTGGCCTCAGCAACCACCCGGCGCGGAGAGTATTCCGGCGCAGGTGCAAGCCATGGTGGCGAGCCTCCTGCCCAGCGGTAGCAGCGCAATGCTGGAAAAGGGCAAGGACCTGATGCAAGGCGCACAAGGCGCGATGAAAACCGCCCAGCAGGTCAAGGGGCTTGTGCCAGGCGGACTCGCCGGCATGCCACAACGGGCCAGTGCATCCCTGCCGAGCGCCTCGTCGGTGTTGGGGGCCGCGAGCAAAGCCGGTCAATTGCCGGGCTTAGCCAGCGTACCGAGCCTGCCGTCTGCGAGCCTTCCCAGAATTCCTCTTCAGACCCCGAGCCTGATGGCCGCTGAGATGCTTTCATGA
- a CDS encoding RHS repeat-associated core domain-containing protein yields MTTSKAVKKSREPQVAPTPLSEVYIEDVAAGAENFDAWLREISDDWVNLERIKNVAGALPAVGNVIALMDALGDIVTLATSEEPDPFVWVSLGINLIGVIPLPPTMAAARMSLRPMLFLVRQEGKKALGDALINILIGHLNADIVGALDDFVGNKAKAQLKDLLDAVGKYGEAMVIDLAKGLEALATGTIDTQTDLDSFGRHADALLHNPSEIIDNSYGAASSILKLTYKSLANVAADALMPSKAKAQVLRNTPKLRALAPQLRRELNKLADPQNPDSLERLRQTLADSVKEWTLRNENGQGASVKPDAVSQAKYLASAGALEVTRRQKRGKKRPKEQKNGACPGTCKSISFAMGSESMEHTDFSLPGPFPVAWTRTYCSALSAYDQGVMGARWISEFTTRFDCVDDGLVFQDADGRSHDYPLPKVGLFHYDPIENFTLVRSGEQQLVLCRGFERKETYVRHGQRYLLSGIVQRNGAGIMLHHEHRHDDLPVLSDLITYQDDVTKVHLHLGTLLDDHGRLIGLWEIRDGAPQRQLCAYQYDAVGDLVQAQDENGAAWNYQYQHHLITRYTDRTGRGMNLQWEGLGADAKAVREWADDGSFDTRLEWDENIRLTYVTDAHGYETWHYYDLLGYTYRIRHADGGSEWLFRDPAKNVVRHVHADGSTDRFSYDDRGNVLEHIRADHTVVHYAYDDQSQLIKISDAEGGQWQRAYDDHGNLVEALDPLGNKTEYAYDAAGLPTAIKDANGNEKALEYNDAGQLVKYADCSGKTSAWEYDDRGQMICFTDPAGQSTEYQYKTGQLVLIKHPDKTEDRFERDAEGRLLVHVDALDRCTTWSYTVAGQIAERVDAAEQTLRYRWDRLGRLQTLENENERRAHFHYDPMGRLLEETGFDGHTTRYQYDQYTGRLHSTISGERSIAVKFDPLGRLTERLASLGQLTQRETFAYDGNGNLVMACNDQSRLQWFHDPAGNLVREHQHYLGLEKPQVAVWQHEYDVLNQRIATVRPDGHRVSWLTYGSGHLLGMRLDEHELIGFERDDLHREVARHQGNRLLQTQKWDPAGRLQEQLLARGDDKSTLLKRAYTYDAAGQLTDINDSRRGPLAYRYDPVGRLLSATTRQGVETFAFDPAGNLLDEKVLQIRRPLDQDQPRSKLLDNLLREYTGTHYEYDERGNQIQRLHNGSYSRMQWDLFDRLVRFEDARLAVDYAYDALGRRLHKNSSVHYKQRPEAGSQWNRNEHARKQRELGCGFTLYGWDGDQLAWESSPAQHESGTGRTVHYIFEPGSFVPVAQALRHQPIHLTGQPDYSGSYSLDDDPLWNHKPTVLPFEALAWYQCDHLGTPQELTDPHGHTAWSAQYKAWGEVREQRSEWAQQQGLTNPIRFQGQYHDHETGLHYNRYRYYDPSVGRFVSKDPIGYAGGVNIYQYSNNPIGWTDPLGLSPRCRYDSNMNPLEKMAHSIHGESLKPGGSPRSFNSETIAVAVLASPDGKTQTVAASSRGRMSGAQKGRASILGVAPISVPNVSGPEGHAEVNIINRYAEENNMKVIDIAASRPICCSCEGSILRHGANPVSPLKRKK; encoded by the coding sequence ATGACCACTAGCAAAGCTGTTAAAAAATCACGCGAACCCCAAGTAGCGCCTACCCCCCTGAGCGAGGTCTACATTGAGGACGTGGCTGCGGGCGCCGAAAATTTCGATGCCTGGCTGCGAGAGATCAGCGACGACTGGGTCAACCTGGAGCGGATCAAAAACGTCGCGGGCGCCCTGCCTGCGGTGGGCAACGTCATTGCGCTGATGGATGCCCTGGGGGACATCGTCACACTGGCCACCAGCGAGGAGCCTGACCCGTTCGTCTGGGTCAGCCTGGGGATCAACCTGATCGGGGTTATCCCGCTTCCACCCACCATGGCCGCAGCGCGCATGAGCTTGCGGCCGATGCTGTTTCTGGTGCGCCAGGAGGGCAAGAAAGCCCTGGGCGACGCCTTGATCAATATCCTGATCGGGCACTTGAACGCCGATATCGTCGGCGCCCTCGATGACTTTGTCGGAAATAAGGCCAAGGCACAGCTCAAGGACCTGCTGGACGCCGTCGGCAAGTACGGCGAAGCGATGGTGATCGACCTCGCCAAGGGGCTGGAGGCACTCGCGACCGGGACGATTGATACCCAGACCGACCTCGACTCCTTCGGGCGACATGCGGATGCGTTACTGCATAACCCCAGTGAGATCATCGACAATTCCTATGGTGCCGCCTCAAGTATCCTCAAGCTCACTTACAAGAGCCTGGCCAACGTGGCAGCAGACGCCCTGATGCCGTCAAAGGCCAAAGCGCAGGTGCTGCGTAACACGCCCAAGTTGCGGGCCCTGGCACCGCAGCTACGCCGCGAGCTGAACAAGCTGGCCGATCCACAAAACCCGGACTCCCTTGAGCGCCTGCGCCAGACCCTGGCGGACAGCGTGAAAGAATGGACGCTGCGCAACGAAAACGGCCAGGGTGCCAGCGTCAAACCCGATGCCGTCAGCCAGGCCAAGTACCTGGCGAGCGCGGGTGCGCTAGAGGTGACCCGACGCCAGAAGCGCGGAAAAAAGCGCCCCAAAGAACAGAAGAACGGCGCTTGCCCCGGGACCTGCAAAAGCATCAGTTTCGCCATGGGTTCGGAATCCATGGAACACACCGACTTCAGTCTGCCAGGACCGTTCCCGGTGGCATGGACCCGCACCTACTGCTCCGCCCTGAGCGCCTACGATCAAGGTGTCATGGGGGCTCGCTGGATCAGCGAATTCACCACCCGCTTCGACTGCGTTGACGACGGTCTGGTGTTTCAGGATGCCGACGGCCGCAGCCATGACTATCCATTGCCCAAGGTTGGCCTGTTCCATTACGACCCGATCGAAAACTTCACCCTGGTGCGCTCCGGCGAACAGCAACTGGTGCTGTGCCGTGGTTTCGAACGCAAGGAAACCTACGTCCGCCATGGCCAGCGCTACCTGCTGAGCGGTATCGTGCAGCGCAATGGCGCGGGGATCATGTTGCACCACGAGCATCGGCATGACGACCTGCCGGTGCTGTCGGACCTGATCACCTATCAGGACGATGTGACCAAGGTGCACCTGCACCTGGGCACCCTGCTCGACGATCATGGTCGCTTGATCGGCCTGTGGGAAATCCGTGACGGCGCACCCCAGCGGCAACTCTGCGCTTACCAGTACGACGCTGTCGGTGATCTGGTTCAGGCTCAGGATGAAAACGGCGCGGCCTGGAATTATCAGTACCAGCATCACCTGATCACCCGCTACACCGACCGCACCGGCCGCGGGATGAATCTGCAATGGGAAGGCCTGGGCGCCGACGCCAAAGCGGTGCGCGAATGGGCCGACGATGGCAGTTTCGACACCCGCCTGGAGTGGGACGAAAACATCCGCCTGACCTACGTCACCGATGCCCATGGCTACGAAACCTGGCACTACTACGACCTCCTTGGCTACACCTATCGCATCCGGCATGCCGATGGTGGCTCTGAGTGGCTGTTCCGTGATCCGGCCAAGAACGTGGTGCGCCACGTTCACGCCGACGGCAGCACCGACCGCTTCAGCTACGATGACCGGGGCAATGTCCTGGAGCACATTCGCGCCGACCACACCGTGGTGCATTACGCCTACGACGACCAGAGCCAACTGATCAAAATCAGCGATGCCGAGGGCGGTCAGTGGCAACGCGCTTATGACGACCACGGCAATCTGGTGGAAGCCCTCGACCCGCTGGGCAACAAGACCGAATACGCCTACGACGCAGCGGGCCTGCCAACGGCAATCAAGGATGCCAACGGCAACGAGAAAGCCCTTGAGTACAACGACGCCGGTCAGTTGGTGAAGTACGCCGACTGTTCGGGCAAGACCAGCGCCTGGGAGTACGACGATCGCGGCCAGATGATCTGCTTCACCGATCCGGCTGGACAGAGCACCGAGTACCAGTACAAGACCGGTCAACTGGTGCTGATCAAGCACCCCGACAAAACCGAGGACCGCTTCGAGCGTGATGCCGAGGGGCGTTTGTTGGTGCATGTCGATGCCCTGGATCGCTGCACCACTTGGAGCTATACCGTCGCCGGCCAGATCGCCGAGCGGGTCGATGCCGCCGAACAAACCCTGCGCTATCGCTGGGATCGCCTCGGCCGCTTGCAGACCCTGGAAAACGAAAACGAGCGGCGCGCACACTTCCACTACGACCCGATGGGCCGACTGCTGGAAGAAACCGGTTTCGATGGCCATACCACGCGCTACCAATACGACCAGTACACCGGTCGCTTGCACAGCACCATCAGTGGCGAGCGCAGCATCGCGGTCAAGTTTGACCCGCTGGGCCGCCTGACTGAACGCCTGGCCAGCCTGGGTCAGCTGACGCAACGAGAAACCTTTGCCTACGATGGCAACGGCAACCTGGTCATGGCCTGCAACGATCAGAGTCGCTTGCAATGGTTTCACGACCCTGCGGGCAACCTGGTGCGTGAACACCAGCACTACCTGGGCCTGGAAAAACCCCAGGTCGCGGTCTGGCAGCACGAGTACGACGTGCTCAACCAGCGTATCGCCACCGTGCGCCCGGACGGCCATCGCGTCAGTTGGCTGACCTACGGCAGCGGCCACTTGCTGGGCATGCGCCTGGATGAGCATGAACTGATCGGCTTTGAGCGCGATGACCTGCACCGGGAAGTTGCCCGCCATCAAGGCAACCGCCTGCTGCAAACGCAAAAGTGGGACCCGGCCGGACGCCTGCAAGAACAGTTGCTGGCCCGTGGTGACGACAAGTCCACCCTACTCAAGCGCGCCTACACCTACGATGCCGCTGGCCAGCTCACCGACATCAATGACAGCCGTCGCGGCCCCCTCGCCTACCGCTACGACCCGGTCGGCCGACTGCTCAGCGCCACCACTCGTCAGGGCGTGGAAACCTTCGCCTTCGACCCGGCCGGTAACCTGCTGGACGAGAAAGTCCTGCAAATCCGTCGACCACTGGATCAAGACCAACCGCGTAGCAAACTGCTGGATAACCTCCTGCGTGAGTACACCGGCACCCATTACGAATACGACGAGCGCGGCAACCAGATTCAACGCTTGCACAACGGCAGTTACAGCCGGATGCAATGGGACCTGTTCGACCGACTGGTGCGTTTCGAAGATGCTCGCCTGGCCGTCGACTATGCCTACGATGCCCTCGGCCGACGCCTGCACAAAAACTCCAGCGTCCATTACAAACAACGCCCCGAGGCCGGCTCCCAATGGAACCGCAACGAGCATGCGCGCAAACAACGCGAACTGGGCTGCGGCTTCACCTTGTATGGCTGGGACGGTGACCAACTGGCATGGGAAAGTAGCCCGGCTCAGCACGAAAGCGGCACTGGCCGCACGGTGCACTACATCTTTGAACCGGGCAGCTTCGTGCCGGTGGCGCAGGCGCTGCGGCATCAACCGATTCACCTGACAGGCCAACCGGATTACAGCGGCAGTTACAGCCTGGATGACGACCCGTTGTGGAATCACAAACCGACGGTACTGCCCTTCGAGGCGCTGGCCTGGTATCAGTGCGATCACCTTGGTACGCCGCAGGAACTGACCGACCCACACGGCCACACCGCCTGGAGCGCGCAGTACAAAGCGTGGGGCGAAGTACGTGAACAGCGCTCGGAATGGGCGCAACAGCAAGGGCTGACCAACCCGATCCGCTTCCAGGGGCAGTACCACGACCATGAGACGGGGCTGCATTACAACCGCTACCGTTACTATGATCCAAGTGTTGGGCGGTTTGTCAGTAAGGACCCGATTGGTTATGCGGGCGGAGTGAATATTTATCAGTACAGCAACAACCCTATCGGCTGGACAGACCCGTTAGGTCTCAGTCCGCGATGCCGATATGACTCTAATATGAACCCATTAGAAAAAATGGCGCACAGCATACATGGCGAATCCCTGAAACCTGGTGGTTCACCCAGATCGTTCAATAGCGAAACAATTGCTGTAGCTGTTCTTGCCAGTCCCGATGGAAAGACTCAGACCGTTGCTGCGTCTAGTCGAGGGCGAATGTCAGGAGCGCAGAAAGGGAGAGCAAGTATCCTGGGCGTTGCGCCTATTAGTGTACCAAACGTCTCAGGACCGGAAGGTCATGCTGAGGTAAACATCATCAATAGGTATGCAGAGGAAAATAATATGAAGGTGATTGATATTGCTGCAAGTCGCCCTATATGCTGCTCCTGTGAGGGATCTATTCTCCGCCATGGCGCAAACCCTGTATCGCCTCTCAAACGCAAAAAGTGA